One stretch of Musicola paradisiaca NCPPB 2511 DNA includes these proteins:
- a CDS encoding dTMP kinase produces the protein MNNKGFFIAFEGNDGAGKSTVSRDIYDSIVTIYPNTTFLDKNHPVLESGYGMYHMGKIREILWDYDISAPLDELGDSHWLLLLSSWFAALDYGIIKPALNEGKIIISDGWFYKYIARFSLKNDIMRNIANEVFNLSTEPDLTIYLDVTPRVAATRKETLKPSESGMLENDKNLNFSSYQQLVREQYSKFFNDKWIHMNTTDLSPEYLKVHIIEIIKSNLEKQK, from the coding sequence GCTGGTAAATCGACAGTGTCAAGAGATATTTATGATTCAATTGTTACAATATATCCTAATACTACATTCTTAGACAAAAATCACCCAGTCCTCGAGTCAGGATATGGAATGTACCATATGGGAAAGATACGTGAAATCCTTTGGGATTACGATATATCGGCTCCATTAGATGAGTTAGGAGATAGTCATTGGCTATTATTACTATCATCATGGTTTGCAGCTCTAGATTATGGCATAATAAAACCAGCCTTAAACGAAGGAAAGATAATTATTAGTGATGGATGGTTCTATAAATATATAGCACGTTTTTCATTGAAAAATGACATTATGAGAAATATTGCCAATGAAGTGTTTAATTTAAGTACAGAGCCAGATCTAACTATATACTTAGATGTTACCCCGCGAGTTGCTGCAACAAGGAAAGAAACATTGAAGCCAAGCGAATCAGGTATGCTTGAAAATGATAAAAATTTAAATTTTTCTTCTTATCAACAATTAGTGAGAGAACAATATTCTAAATTTTTTAATGATAAATGGATACATATGAACACCACTGATCTATCTCCAGAGTATTTGAAAGTGCATATAATAGAAATCATAAAATCAAATCTGGAAAAGCAAAAATAG